A region of Solibacillus isronensis DNA encodes the following proteins:
- a CDS encoding M42 family metallopeptidase, whose protein sequence is MNQDTLALFKTLTELPGAPGNERAVRNFMRSELAKYSDEVIQDNLGGVFGVRKAKDEQAPKILVAGHMDEVAFMVTSITENGMIRFQTLGGWWNQVMLAQRVTVYTKDREIPGVIASIPPHLLTDAERSKPMEIKNMLIDIGADSKENAMNLGVRPGQSIIPVCPFTPMANPKKIMAKAWDNRYGCGLAIELLKEIHGQEVKSHIYSGANVMEEVGLRGAAVSSNMIKPDLFFALDASPANDTSGDKNEFGQLGKGTLLRILDRSMVTHRGMREFVLDTAESNNIPYQYFVSQGGTDAGRVHTQNDGIPSAVIGVCSRYIHTSASIIHVDDYAAAKELLVKLIQTADRSTIESIRANV, encoded by the coding sequence ATGAATCAAGATACACTTGCTCTTTTTAAAACATTAACAGAACTTCCTGGTGCACCAGGGAATGAGCGTGCAGTCCGCAATTTTATGCGCTCGGAATTAGCGAAATATTCTGATGAAGTGATCCAGGATAATTTAGGCGGCGTATTCGGTGTGCGTAAAGCAAAAGATGAACAAGCGCCAAAAATATTAGTCGCTGGCCATATGGATGAAGTCGCTTTTATGGTTACTTCCATTACTGAAAACGGCATGATCCGTTTCCAAACACTTGGCGGCTGGTGGAATCAGGTTATGCTGGCACAACGCGTTACGGTTTATACAAAAGACCGTGAAATTCCGGGTGTTATTGCATCAATTCCACCGCACTTATTAACAGATGCGGAACGTTCAAAACCGATGGAAATTAAAAATATGCTGATCGATATCGGAGCAGATTCCAAAGAAAATGCGATGAATTTAGGTGTACGTCCAGGGCAATCGATTATTCCTGTATGTCCATTCACACCGATGGCCAATCCGAAAAAAATTATGGCAAAAGCTTGGGATAACCGCTACGGATGTGGTTTAGCAATCGAACTATTAAAAGAGATTCACGGTCAAGAAGTGAAGAGCCATATTTATTCTGGAGCGAATGTTATGGAAGAAGTCGGTTTACGCGGTGCAGCGGTTTCATCAAATATGATTAAACCTGATCTGTTTTTTGCATTGGATGCATCACCGGCGAATGATACATCTGGCGATAAAAATGAATTCGGTCAACTAGGGAAAGGTACATTACTCCGAATTTTAGACCGTTCAATGGTTACACACCGTGGTATGCGTGAATTCGTGCTGGATACAGCAGAATCAAACAATATACCATACCAATATTTCGTCTCTCAAGGTGGTACAGACGCAGGACGTGTACACACTCAAAATGACGGCATTCCTTCAGCTGTAATCGGGGTTTGCTCACGTTATATTCACACATCTGCTTCGATTATTCATGTAGATGACTATGCAGCTGCTAAAGAACTTTTAGTAAAATTAATTCAAACTGCCGACCGTTCTA
- a CDS encoding peptidase M4 has translation MNLKDFTIGVVTGMAAAVIVKEMSNRVAPFANPDHILANIKDEFKKHAPIDGSWIYMKTENFSNGFTETPVYRGGISRTINGELENYEFAADARSGAIVDIKQI, from the coding sequence ATGAATTTAAAAGACTTTACAATAGGGGTTGTAACAGGGATGGCAGCTGCTGTCATTGTTAAAGAAATGAGCAATCGTGTCGCACCATTTGCGAATCCAGATCATATTTTAGCTAACATCAAAGATGAATTTAAAAAACATGCACCAATTGATGGTTCTTGGATTTACATGAAAACTGAAAACTTCAGTAATGGCTTTACAGAAACTCCGGTCTACCGTGGAGGTATTTCACGTACAATCAACGGCGAGCTTGAAAATTACGAGTTCGCAGCAGATGCCCGTTCCGGTGCCATTGTAGATATTAAACAAATATAA
- a CDS encoding YtnP family quorum-quenching lactonase translates to MDRFEFHNMTLTWLHGGVTALDGGAMFGVVPKALWSRKYPVNELNQIELACEPILIQYEGKNYLIDSGVGAGKLNEKQLRNFGVSEESTIEKSLAEVGLQPSDIDAILMTHLHFDHAGGLTKWEGDKLVPVFPNAVIHTTQIEWDEMRNPNIRSKNTYWKENWEPVQHLVSTYEGELEVAPGLKMIHTGGHSEGHAIVRLEQNGEVALHMADIMPTHAHQNPLWVLAYDDYPMTSVFAKEKLMKEALSNGYRFIFYHDAYYRMIQWDATGKEVRDSLERSKPALIK, encoded by the coding sequence ATGGATCGATTTGAATTTCACAACATGACACTGACTTGGTTACATGGGGGTGTCACAGCACTGGATGGCGGAGCTATGTTTGGGGTAGTGCCAAAAGCACTGTGGTCTCGTAAATATCCGGTAAATGAATTGAACCAAATTGAATTAGCATGTGAACCAATTTTAATTCAATACGAGGGGAAAAATTATTTAATCGATTCTGGTGTAGGTGCCGGTAAGCTAAATGAAAAGCAACTGCGCAATTTTGGTGTTTCCGAAGAATCAACAATTGAAAAAAGTTTAGCTGAAGTTGGATTACAGCCAAGTGATATTGATGCAATTTTAATGACACATCTACATTTTGATCATGCTGGCGGTTTAACGAAGTGGGAAGGGGACAAGCTTGTTCCGGTTTTCCCGAATGCAGTTATTCACACGACACAAATTGAATGGGATGAGATGCGCAATCCAAATATTCGTTCAAAAAATACGTACTGGAAAGAAAACTGGGAGCCTGTACAGCATTTAGTATCAACATATGAAGGGGAGCTGGAAGTAGCTCCAGGCTTAAAAATGATCCATACGGGCGGCCATAGTGAAGGACATGCGATTGTTCGCCTTGAGCAAAATGGTGAAGTGGCGCTACATATGGCGGATATTATGCCGACACATGCTCACCAAAATCCGCTTTGGGTATTGGCATATGATGATTACCCGATGACAAGCGTATTTGCGAAGGAAAAGCTAATGAAAGAAGCGCTGTCAAATGGCTACCGCTTTATCTTCTACCATGATGCGTATTACCGCATGATTCAGTGGGATGCAACAGGCAAGGAAGTAAGAGACAGCCTGGAACGTTCGAAACCGGCATTAATTAAGTAA
- the trmB gene encoding tRNA (guanosine(46)-N7)-methyltransferase TrmB codes for MRLKHKPWAAEYIQQHPDVIIPNPEDYKGKWNEAFGNDNPIHIEVGTGKGQFVLGMALQNPDINYIGIELFDSVIVCALEKIEAENKPSNLRLLKVDGAKLEEFFEKGDVDRVYLNFSDPWPKTRHAKRRLTHEGFLKIYENILVDNGEIHFKTDNRGLFEYSLVSMNEYGMALNYVSLDLHANMPEDNIMTEYEEKFSKLGQPIYRLECQYKTK; via the coding sequence GTGAGATTAAAGCATAAACCATGGGCAGCGGAATATATTCAACAACATCCTGATGTAATTATTCCAAACCCGGAAGATTATAAAGGCAAGTGGAATGAAGCATTCGGCAACGATAACCCGATTCATATTGAAGTTGGTACGGGTAAAGGGCAATTCGTTTTAGGGATGGCACTGCAAAATCCGGATATTAACTATATCGGTATTGAATTATTTGATAGTGTTATCGTATGTGCCCTTGAAAAAATCGAAGCAGAAAATAAACCATCGAATTTACGTTTGTTAAAAGTTGATGGCGCGAAGCTGGAAGAGTTTTTCGAAAAAGGGGATGTGGACCGTGTATATCTGAACTTCTCGGATCCATGGCCAAAAACGCGACATGCAAAGCGTCGACTTACACATGAAGGTTTCCTGAAAATTTATGAGAACATTTTAGTTGATAACGGTGAAATCCATTTTAAAACGGATAACCGTGGTCTTTTTGAATATTCACTCGTAAGTATGAACGAGTATGGTATGGCATTAAACTATGTATCGCTAGACTTACATGCGAATATGCCGGAAGATAATATTATGACAGAATACGAGGAGAAATTCTCGAAGCTCGGTCAGCCAATATATCGACTAGAATGCCAATACAAGACGAAATAA
- a CDS encoding diacylglycerol/lipid kinase family protein: MEVHFIINPYAGNGQGVKRWHQFEQQLAIPYQIHWTKYEGHSLLLAKEIAGRATKENLVCLIAIGGDGTIHEVLNGAVHFENVYLGAISAGSGNDFARGYQAFKTSKQLEQFVNRVNSTSHDCGVVNQGGTTKYFINNFGVGFDALVANIANNSTLKKSLNKWKLGKLSYPYYVIHALFTYKPFKLTIVQPGKKRQYQNVWFVTASNQPYFGGGMKISPESDTSDGQLELTVVSNLSKWKLLFLFGTVFLGKHTLLKEVEQFAATDAQLIFEEPVMAHADGETQKLTPGQNKIEITVQKKAWNLAK, from the coding sequence ATGGAAGTGCATTTTATAATTAATCCTTATGCGGGTAACGGGCAGGGGGTTAAACGTTGGCATCAGTTTGAACAGCAGTTGGCGATCCCGTATCAAATCCATTGGACAAAATACGAAGGACATTCTCTGCTGCTGGCAAAGGAAATTGCCGGACGAGCAACAAAGGAAAACCTGGTCTGTCTAATTGCTATTGGCGGTGATGGGACGATTCACGAAGTACTGAATGGTGCAGTACATTTTGAAAATGTCTATTTAGGTGCAATTTCTGCGGGCTCTGGCAATGATTTTGCCAGGGGGTATCAAGCATTCAAAACGAGCAAACAGTTAGAACAATTTGTAAACAGAGTAAATAGTACTTCACATGACTGCGGGGTAGTAAACCAAGGCGGGACTACCAAATACTTTATTAATAATTTTGGTGTTGGGTTTGATGCATTAGTGGCAAACATTGCAAACAATTCAACACTGAAAAAGTCTCTTAATAAATGGAAACTTGGGAAGCTGAGCTATCCTTATTATGTCATTCACGCTCTTTTTACATATAAACCGTTTAAGCTTACGATAGTTCAACCAGGGAAAAAGAGGCAATATCAAAATGTATGGTTTGTAACTGCGAGCAATCAGCCTTATTTTGGAGGGGGAATGAAGATATCTCCAGAATCGGATACATCCGATGGCCAGCTTGAACTGACAGTCGTTTCCAATTTATCGAAATGGAAATTATTATTCCTTTTTGGAACAGTCTTTTTAGGGAAGCATACACTTTTGAAGGAAGTCGAACAGTTTGCAGCAACGGATGCACAGTTGATTTTTGAGGAACCGGTCATGGCACATGCAGACGGGGAAACCCAAAAATTAACACCCGGTCAAAATAAAATTGAAATAACCGTTCAGAAAAAAGCATGGAATTTAGCAAAATAA
- a CDS encoding nuclease-related domain-containing protein codes for MAQLIKLQDYISRYEIDLARYPTQFIRLKQNQWERIKYQWQTGEAIERWEHIEEEVKEEKKKSLFQKLFPFKKEVEVIEEEQEDIEKVTISNDWAVEENPYQEDDTTLIFEPNLVYTPKTLEELKKMFIDQFFHFQMKWASSTLREKSYVDPKFMRDTLLRSMLQTLPDNYLVFYYPILRVKKAPIELDIIIMTPTECLCITVLEQESQAVYIANSERFWLKKVGKNEKKVLSPLIQLNRMEKVIEQIFQQNHIELPIRKVLLTRNGYIDYPGTMYGVSFVDKRKFPEWMGQLARSVSPMKHMQIRGAQAILNTVQTTSFHRDIWNTENKED; via the coding sequence ATGGCTCAGTTAATAAAACTTCAAGATTATATTTCACGATACGAAATTGACTTGGCACGCTATCCAACGCAGTTTATTCGCTTAAAGCAAAATCAGTGGGAGCGAATAAAGTATCAATGGCAGACGGGTGAAGCAATTGAACGTTGGGAACATATAGAGGAAGAAGTAAAGGAAGAGAAGAAAAAATCACTGTTTCAGAAACTTTTCCCTTTCAAAAAAGAAGTAGAAGTAATCGAAGAAGAACAAGAAGATATAGAAAAAGTGACGATTTCCAACGATTGGGCAGTAGAAGAAAATCCATATCAGGAAGACGATACGACGCTGATCTTTGAACCGAATCTTGTCTATACGCCAAAAACATTGGAAGAACTTAAGAAAATGTTCATCGATCAGTTTTTTCATTTTCAAATGAAATGGGCAAGCTCGACATTACGTGAAAAATCTTATGTAGATCCAAAATTTATGCGTGATACATTATTGCGTTCCATGCTCCAAACATTGCCGGACAATTACTTAGTATTCTATTATCCGATTTTACGTGTGAAAAAAGCGCCGATAGAATTGGATATTATTATAATGACACCGACAGAATGTCTATGTATCACGGTTTTGGAACAGGAAAGCCAGGCGGTATATATCGCAAATAGCGAACGCTTCTGGTTAAAGAAGGTCGGAAAAAATGAAAAGAAAGTGTTAAGTCCTTTAATTCAATTAAACCGAATGGAAAAAGTTATCGAGCAGATTTTTCAGCAAAACCATATTGAACTTCCGATTCGCAAAGTGTTGTTAACAAGAAATGGCTACATTGATTATCCCGGAACAATGTATGGTGTTTCATTTGTGGATAAACGGAAATTCCCCGAATGGATGGGCCAATTAGCGCGTTCCGTTTCACCGATGAAGCATATGCAAATACGTGGCGCACAAGCGATTTTAAATACTGTGCAAACAACATCTTTTCATCGGGATATTTGGAATACGGAAAATAAGGAAGATTAA
- the dat gene encoding D-amino-acid transaminase: protein MSFSLWNDQIVKNEEVLVDKEDRGYQFGDGVYEVVKVYNGELFTATEHIDRFYDSAEKIRITIPYTKDKLHQLLHQLVEANNIDTGHVYFQITRGAGPRNHIFPGDDVKPVITGNAKENPRPLENFEKGVKATFVEDIRWLRCDIKSLNLLGAVLAKQEAYEKGCYEAILHRDEIITEGSSSNIYGVKEGVLYTHPANNLILNGITRQVIIKCAAEIGLTVNEQAMTKEQLLTMDEVIVSSTTSEVTPVIEIDGTVIGNGTPGEWTRKLQAQFETKIPKGIKA from the coding sequence ATGAGCTTTAGTTTATGGAATGATCAAATTGTAAAAAATGAAGAAGTATTGGTGGACAAGGAAGACCGCGGCTATCAATTTGGCGACGGTGTGTATGAAGTAGTGAAGGTTTATAATGGGGAACTATTTACAGCGACTGAGCATATTGACCGTTTTTATGACAGTGCTGAAAAAATCCGCATAACGATCCCTTATACAAAAGATAAATTACACCAATTACTGCATCAACTTGTTGAAGCAAACAATATCGACACAGGTCATGTTTACTTCCAAATTACACGTGGTGCCGGCCCTCGTAACCACATTTTCCCTGGCGATGATGTGAAACCTGTAATTACAGGGAATGCGAAAGAAAATCCACGCCCATTAGAAAACTTTGAAAAAGGTGTAAAAGCTACATTCGTGGAAGATATTCGCTGGTTGCGTTGTGATATTAAATCACTTAACTTACTTGGGGCTGTTCTTGCAAAACAGGAAGCATATGAAAAAGGCTGCTATGAAGCAATTTTACACCGTGATGAAATCATTACGGAAGGTTCATCTTCAAACATTTACGGAGTTAAAGAAGGCGTACTATATACACACCCTGCCAATAATCTCATTTTAAATGGTATTACACGTCAAGTAATTATTAAATGTGCAGCGGAAATCGGTCTTACTGTTAACGAACAGGCAATGACGAAAGAGCAGCTGCTCACTATGGATGAAGTAATCGTTTCTTCAACAACATCAGAAGTAACACCGGTTATTGAAATTGACGGTACAGTTATCGGCAACGGTACACCGGGTGAATGGACACGTAAATTACAAGCACAATTTGAAACAAAAATTCCTAAAGGGATTAAAGCGTAA
- the pepV gene encoding dipeptidase PepV — MDWLQLAQARKEELIQELQQLIQIESVKDVNNFSDIMPFGAGPKAALEFMLQKGIEQGMTTKNVDHMAGHIEMGQGEELVGVLCHVDVVPAGDVASWTYPPFKGQVADGKLFGRGAIDDKGPTMAAWLAMKLIHDAKIPLKKRVRMIIGTDEESGFQCVTRYFEKEEMPTIGFAPDADFPLINAEKGIAHLTFSSKEKRSGDEQLLSFYAGSRTNMVPDEATATLKYAEKSTSENFLKYLKENDVEGTFTNNDNGIIIVVKGKSAHAMEPEKGRNAAVYLAKFLQKFVETKQSKSFIDFIVRMFDNDHFGTALDFQFEDAMSGPTTLNPGIVTFDKRGASIEVSMRYSVTYPFEEKITKAQALLQHEAFTLDVVSNSVPHYVSEEDELIQTLLQVYRKYSNDYSKPLSTGGGTYARVMKKGVAFGMLFPGELDVAHQADEFVDIDNLIKATAIYAEAIVNLATN, encoded by the coding sequence ATGGATTGGTTACAACTGGCTCAGGCAAGAAAAGAAGAGCTTATTCAAGAATTACAGCAATTGATTCAAATAGAAAGTGTAAAAGATGTAAATAATTTTTCTGATATAATGCCTTTCGGTGCTGGTCCGAAAGCAGCATTGGAATTTATGCTTCAAAAAGGTATAGAGCAAGGGATGACTACAAAAAACGTGGATCATATGGCCGGTCATATTGAAATGGGGCAAGGTGAAGAACTTGTTGGTGTACTTTGCCATGTAGATGTAGTGCCTGCCGGAGATGTTGCAAGCTGGACATATCCTCCGTTTAAAGGACAAGTCGCAGATGGAAAATTATTTGGTCGTGGTGCAATTGATGACAAAGGTCCGACAATGGCGGCTTGGCTGGCAATGAAACTGATCCACGATGCGAAAATCCCTTTGAAAAAACGTGTACGTATGATTATTGGTACAGATGAAGAAAGCGGATTCCAATGTGTAACGCGCTACTTCGAAAAAGAGGAAATGCCGACAATTGGTTTTGCACCTGATGCAGATTTTCCGCTAATCAACGCTGAAAAAGGTATTGCTCATTTAACGTTCTCTAGTAAAGAAAAGCGATCAGGCGATGAGCAATTACTGTCATTCTATGCAGGTAGCAGAACAAATATGGTGCCGGATGAAGCAACCGCTACTTTAAAATATGCCGAAAAAAGCACAAGTGAGAATTTTCTGAAATATTTAAAAGAAAATGACGTTGAAGGTACTTTCACTAATAACGATAATGGGATTATAATTGTTGTGAAAGGTAAATCAGCCCATGCAATGGAACCGGAAAAAGGAAGAAATGCAGCGGTTTATTTAGCGAAATTTTTACAAAAATTTGTAGAGACAAAACAAAGTAAGTCGTTTATCGATTTTATTGTCCGTATGTTTGACAACGACCATTTTGGAACAGCACTGGACTTCCAATTTGAGGATGCAATGTCAGGACCGACTACATTAAATCCTGGAATCGTAACTTTTGATAAGCGTGGTGCTTCAATTGAAGTAAGTATGCGCTATTCGGTAACGTATCCGTTTGAAGAAAAAATAACGAAAGCACAGGCATTACTACAGCATGAAGCATTTACATTAGATGTAGTGAGCAATTCAGTTCCGCATTATGTGAGCGAGGAAGATGAATTGATTCAAACATTGCTGCAAGTATATCGCAAATACAGCAATGACTACTCGAAGCCACTTTCAACTGGCGGAGGGACATATGCACGTGTTATGAAAAAAGGGGTCGCATTCGGTATGCTGTTCCCAGGCGAACTAGATGTTGCCCATCAGGCCGATGAATTTGTTGATATTGATAACTTGATAAAAGCGACTGCCATTTATGCAGAAGCAATCGTAAATTTAGCAACTAACTAA
- a CDS encoding DeoR family transcriptional regulator codes for MKPTTDRMLNRIKDVYMFILNKGEVTTQDLVEEFNITPRTIQRDLNVLAFNDLVMSPSRGKWTTTKKKVKMTS; via the coding sequence ATGAAGCCAACTACTGATAGAATGCTTAATCGTATTAAAGACGTGTATATGTTTATCCTGAATAAAGGAGAAGTGACTACACAGGATTTAGTCGAAGAGTTTAACATCACTCCTCGCACCATTCAAAGAGATTTGAATGTGTTAGCCTTCAATGACTTGGTAATGAGTCCAAGTCGGGGTAAATGGACAACGACGAAGAAAAAAGTAAAAATGACATCTTAG
- a CDS encoding pseudouridine synthase — translation MRLDKLLANMGYGSRKEVKLLLKQKAVTVDGVTVKDSAMHVNPEKQNVSVFGERVEYVEFIYLMMNKPPGVISATEDRYDQTVIDLLDPAYQHFEPFPVGRLDKDTEGLLLITNDGNLAHNLLSPKKHVPKWYYAKIDGVVTEADIEAFAQGVTLEDGYHTKPGELKILVSGEQSEIELMIQEGKFHQVKRMFEAVGKKVTYLKRLSMGTLQLDEELALGEYRELTEQELDLLATK, via the coding sequence ATGCGTTTAGATAAATTACTGGCTAATATGGGCTACGGCTCAAGAAAAGAAGTTAAACTATTATTAAAGCAAAAAGCTGTAACAGTGGACGGTGTTACAGTAAAAGACTCAGCAATGCATGTGAATCCTGAAAAACAAAATGTTTCAGTATTTGGCGAGCGTGTGGAATATGTGGAGTTTATTTATTTAATGATGAATAAACCACCGGGCGTCATTTCTGCAACAGAAGACCGCTACGATCAAACGGTCATTGATTTACTCGATCCGGCTTATCAGCACTTTGAGCCATTCCCAGTCGGACGTTTGGATAAAGATACGGAAGGACTGCTGCTAATTACAAATGACGGTAATTTAGCACATAATCTGCTTTCTCCTAAAAAGCATGTCCCAAAATGGTATTACGCCAAAATTGACGGGGTAGTAACAGAAGCCGATATCGAAGCATTTGCTCAAGGTGTAACATTGGAAGATGGTTATCATACAAAGCCGGGAGAATTAAAAATATTAGTGTCTGGCGAGCAATCGGAAATTGAGCTGATGATCCAAGAAGGGAAATTCCATCAAGTGAAGCGCATGTTTGAGGCGGTAGGCAAGAAGGTTACGTATTTAAAACGTCTGTCAATGGGTACATTGCAGCTTGATGAAGAGTTGGCATTAGGTGAATACCGCGAGCTGACAGAACAGGAACTTGATCTTTTAGCGACAAAATAA
- a CDS encoding putative polysaccharide biosynthesis protein — MSSLMKGTAILTIGLFLSKLLGLIYIFPFYAIVGEDNIALYNYAYIPYNIMLSVAIAGLPIAVSKFVSKYNALGDFDAGRRLVKTGALLMTLTGIVAFILMNLLATPLANIVIDSEEQTFTVEQVANVIKWVSYALIVVPFMSLVRGYLQGYGHYLPTSVSQLVEQIVRIVFLLGGAFLVVKVMDGDEITAINFSVFAAFIGALGGLLTLFYFWKKLRPEIKAVQVVAPKEQRLPYSDMYKEIFKYSIPVVFVGLGGSLFQLIDLLTFNRAMSASGVPAEIYEPYFTMLNLLTQKIVMIPVVLATGFSMAIIPTVTKFYTEGNLRQVHSAMDKTYQVLLFITVPAAIGISILAEDLYHFFYSFSEMGTQVLSHYAPLAIFFALFSVTAAMLQGVNYQKWVIFSLLVGLLTKTILTIPLIHLMSVDGAILATALGYGATIAINIFVLKKVTNYNATVVLRRILLIIILTIVMALAVWITHIILTAISPADTKMLALLYAIICAGVGAIFYGAISYRLGLAQLLLGEKFTKIARKLRLVK, encoded by the coding sequence ATGTCTTCATTAATGAAAGGAACAGCCATATTAACAATTGGATTGTTTCTATCAAAGCTTTTAGGGTTAATTTATATTTTCCCGTTTTACGCAATTGTAGGTGAAGATAATATTGCTTTATACAATTACGCCTACATTCCTTATAACATTATGTTAAGTGTTGCCATTGCGGGACTGCCGATTGCAGTATCAAAATTCGTATCGAAATATAATGCGCTCGGGGATTTTGATGCCGGACGCAGACTAGTAAAAACAGGTGCTTTACTGATGACGCTTACAGGAATTGTAGCGTTTATTTTAATGAATCTGCTTGCAACACCGCTTGCAAATATAGTAATTGACAGTGAAGAACAGACATTTACTGTGGAGCAAGTTGCGAACGTTATCAAATGGGTGAGCTATGCATTAATTGTTGTGCCTTTTATGAGTTTAGTACGTGGATACTTGCAAGGATACGGACATTATTTGCCGACATCTGTTTCTCAGTTAGTCGAACAGATTGTGCGCATTGTCTTTTTACTCGGTGGGGCATTCCTCGTTGTCAAAGTTATGGACGGTGATGAAATTACCGCAATTAATTTCTCGGTGTTTGCCGCATTTATTGGAGCGCTTGGCGGACTTTTGACCTTGTTTTATTTCTGGAAAAAGCTGCGTCCTGAGATTAAAGCTGTTCAGGTTGTAGCACCGAAAGAACAAAGACTTCCTTATTCGGATATGTACAAAGAGATATTCAAATATTCGATTCCTGTTGTTTTTGTCGGATTGGGAGGATCGTTATTCCAGCTTATCGATTTGCTGACATTTAACCGTGCGATGAGCGCAAGTGGAGTACCGGCGGAAATTTATGAACCGTATTTTACAATGCTTAATTTGTTAACACAAAAAATCGTTATGATACCTGTTGTTTTGGCGACAGGCTTTTCAATGGCAATCATTCCGACGGTAACGAAATTCTATACGGAAGGTAATTTGCGTCAAGTACATAGTGCGATGGATAAAACGTACCAAGTGCTGTTGTTTATTACTGTACCGGCAGCGATCGGAATTTCGATTTTGGCGGAAGATTTATATCATTTCTTCTATTCCTTCAGCGAAATGGGTACACAAGTATTAAGCCACTACGCACCGCTTGCGATTTTCTTTGCTTTATTTTCAGTAACAGCTGCTATGTTACAAGGGGTCAATTACCAAAAGTGGGTAATCTTCAGTTTACTTGTCGGCTTGCTTACAAAGACGATACTAACTATACCGCTTATTCATCTAATGTCGGTTGATGGAGCTATTTTAGCGACAGCACTTGGTTATGGAGCGACAATCGCAATTAATATTTTTGTCTTAAAGAAAGTGACAAATTACAATGCGACTGTTGTTTTACGACGTATTCTATTAATTATTATTTTGACTATTGTAATGGCTTTAGCGGTATGGATTACACATATTATTTTAACAGCGATTTCACCGGCTGATACGAAAATGTTGGCACTTCTATATGCAATTATTTGTGCAGGGGTCGGAGCTATTTTTTATGGCGCGATTTCTTATAGACTAGGGTTAGCCCAATTATTATTAGGTGAAAAATTTACAAAGATTGCACGTAAATTAAGATTAGTAAAATAA